One genomic segment of Pyruvatibacter mobilis includes these proteins:
- the amt gene encoding ammonium transporter encodes MGDAAVTDNTIWLLVCTVLVLLMQAGFTCLETGLVRAKNTINVAIKNVADFCVATLAFWTVGFGLMFGATLGGVIGTSYFMFNPGPFDGPSSAWLMAFFFFQMAFCGTATTIVSGAVAERMSFRGYLLTALVLSAAIYPVFGHWAWGGFGMTGQEGWLQGLGFIDFAGSTVVHSIGGWVALAAVLIIGPRIGRFEHADSFGKSHNTPIAVFGMFLLWIGWFGFNGGSTLAMDVSVPHIMVHTLIAAAAGGMVAMMLTWTRRGAPDAVDSLNGVLAGLVAITAPAHVVGIGSSALIGGIGAIVALGAQSLLRRRQIDDAVSAVPVHLAAGIWGTLAVALLGDPDLWGTGLTRLEQLGVQALGVAVAGVYAFGLGYIVLRVINVFLPLRVSAEAEHMGLNASEHGASTAIHDLIHAMDEQRHTGDFSTRVPVEPYTEAGQIAEQYNQVLDRVRSEMTAREQTAEQLRSARDQAELANAAKSEFLANMSHELRTPLNAIIGFSEIINKEVFGPVDHPQYREYVGDIHDSGTHLLSIINDILDLSKIEADSYELNEDELRVESVLNACSRMIRTRAESGRLKLSVEIEPELPYLYADERALKQMIINLVSNAVKFTPEGGSVSLRARLEPDGRLALEVADTGVGIDRKDLAKAFEPFSQLSSDATVYKADGTGLGLPLTAALARSHQATLVVDSAPGKGTAITIRFPNERIVKRQSAA; translated from the coding sequence ATGGGCGACGCGGCGGTCACGGACAATACGATCTGGCTTCTGGTGTGCACCGTTCTGGTGCTGCTGATGCAGGCGGGATTCACCTGTCTTGAGACGGGTCTCGTGCGGGCCAAGAACACCATCAATGTCGCCATCAAGAACGTGGCTGATTTCTGCGTGGCCACGCTGGCGTTCTGGACCGTCGGCTTCGGCCTGATGTTCGGGGCGACCCTCGGCGGGGTCATCGGCACCAGCTATTTCATGTTCAATCCCGGCCCGTTTGACGGGCCGAGCAGCGCCTGGCTGATGGCGTTCTTCTTCTTCCAGATGGCATTCTGCGGCACGGCCACCACCATCGTCTCCGGTGCGGTCGCCGAGCGCATGAGCTTCCGCGGCTATCTTCTGACCGCGCTGGTGCTGTCGGCTGCCATCTACCCCGTATTCGGCCATTGGGCCTGGGGTGGGTTTGGCATGACCGGGCAGGAAGGCTGGCTGCAGGGCCTCGGCTTCATCGATTTCGCGGGCTCCACCGTGGTGCACAGCATCGGCGGCTGGGTCGCGCTGGCGGCGGTGCTTATCATCGGCCCGCGCATCGGCCGCTTCGAACATGCGGACTCCTTTGGCAAGTCCCACAACACGCCTATCGCGGTCTTCGGCATGTTTCTGCTGTGGATCGGCTGGTTCGGCTTCAATGGCGGCTCAACCCTGGCCATGGACGTGTCGGTGCCGCACATCATGGTGCACACGCTGATCGCGGCGGCTGCCGGCGGCATGGTCGCGATGATGCTGACTTGGACACGCCGGGGCGCACCGGATGCGGTGGACAGTCTTAACGGCGTCCTCGCCGGTCTCGTCGCCATCACCGCGCCCGCCCATGTGGTGGGTATCGGGTCTTCGGCTCTCATCGGCGGTATCGGCGCCATTGTCGCCTTGGGCGCGCAGTCGCTCCTGCGCCGCAGGCAGATCGACGACGCGGTCAGCGCCGTACCCGTTCATCTGGCCGCCGGCATCTGGGGCACGCTTGCTGTTGCGCTGCTGGGTGATCCTGATCTGTGGGGCACGGGGCTGACGCGGCTTGAGCAGCTCGGCGTGCAGGCGCTCGGTGTTGCGGTCGCGGGCGTCTATGCCTTCGGTCTCGGCTATATTGTCCTGCGTGTCATCAACGTCTTCCTGCCCCTGCGTGTCAGCGCGGAGGCTGAGCATATGGGGCTCAATGCGTCCGAACACGGTGCATCAACAGCCATTCATGATCTTATCCACGCCATGGACGAGCAGCGCCACACCGGTGACTTCTCCACCCGTGTGCCCGTGGAGCCCTATACGGAAGCCGGCCAGATCGCCGAGCAGTACAATCAGGTGCTCGACCGGGTGCGCAGCGAGATGACCGCGCGCGAACAGACCGCCGAGCAATTACGGTCCGCGCGTGACCAGGCGGAGCTGGCCAATGCGGCGAAGTCCGAGTTCCTGGCCAATATGAGCCACGAGCTGCGCACGCCGCTCAATGCCATCATTGGGTTTTCGGAAATCATCAACAAGGAAGTCTTCGGCCCGGTTGATCATCCTCAGTACCGGGAATATGTCGGCGATATCCACGACAGCGGTACGCATCTCCTGTCGATCATCAACGACATCCTGGACCTCTCGAAAATTGAGGCGGACAGCTATGAGCTGAATGAGGATGAGTTGCGGGTGGAAAGCGTGCTCAATGCCTGCAGCCGCATGATCCGCACACGGGCGGAAAGCGGACGCCTGAAACTCTCCGTCGAGATCGAGCCGGAGCTGCCCTATCTGTATGCCGACGAACGCGCCCTGAAGCAGATGATCATCAACCTCGTGTCCAACGCGGTGAAGTTCACCCCGGAAGGCGGCAGCGTCAGCCTGCGCGCGCGCCTTGAGCCCGACGGGCGGCTGGCCCTTGAAGTCGCGGATACGGGTGTCGGCATTGACCGCAAGGACCTCGCCAAGGCGTTCGAGCCGTTCTCGCAGCTGTCCTCGGATGCGACGGTCTACAAGGCTGACGGCACGGGCCTCGGCCTGCCGCTCACGGCTGCCTTGGCGCGCAGCCATCAGGCAACGCTGGTGGTCGACAGCGCGCCCGGCAAGGGCACGGCCATCACCATCCGCTTCCCCAATGAGCGTATCGTCAAGCGCCAGTCGGCCGCGTGA
- the leuD gene encoding 3-isopropylmalate dehydratase small subunit, with protein sequence MDKFDKLTGVAAPMPILNIDTDMIIPKQFLKTIKRTGLGVHLFDEMRYKDDGSEVEDFVLNQPAYRDAKIIVAGDNFGCGSSREHAPWALLDFGIRCVISTSFADIFYNNCFQNGILPIVLPKEDVDKLMDDAQRGANAVVSVDLEAQEITGPDGGKITFEIDPFRKHCLLNGLDAIGLTMQQVDAIDAFEAKDKGARAWA encoded by the coding sequence ATGGATAAATTCGACAAGCTGACGGGTGTTGCGGCGCCGATGCCGATCCTCAACATCGACACCGACATGATCATCCCCAAGCAGTTCCTCAAGACGATCAAGCGGACGGGGCTGGGTGTGCATCTGTTCGACGAGATGCGCTACAAGGATGACGGGTCCGAGGTCGAGGACTTCGTGCTGAACCAGCCGGCCTATCGCGATGCCAAGATCATCGTGGCGGGCGACAATTTCGGCTGCGGCTCCTCGCGCGAGCATGCGCCCTGGGCGCTGCTTGATTTCGGCATCCGCTGCGTGATCTCCACCTCGTTTGCCGACATCTTCTACAACAACTGCTTCCAGAACGGCATTCTGCCCATCGTGCTGCCGAAGGAAGACGTGGACAAGCTGATGGACGACGCCCAGCGCGGCGCCAATGCGGTTGTGTCCGTTGATCTCGAAGCCCAGGAAATCACCGGGCCGGACGGCGGCAAGATCACGTTCGAGATCGACCCGTTCCGCAAGCACTGCCTGCTCAATGGCCTCGATGCCATCGGCCTCACCATGCAGCAGGTGGACGCGATCGACGCGTTCGAAGCCAAGGACAAAGGCGCCCGCGCCTGGGCGTAA
- a CDS encoding phytanoyl-CoA dioxygenase family protein, with protein sequence MPQLVSLPADAPQDEIADIIARDGALILTGALDDALLSQVRAETQPLMDRSAKGLDDFTGRNTTRTGALVARSPACREVVMNDSVLTAANRFLAPYCDRIQLHLTQLIRLLPGQGKQLLHRDKLAWGGYLPDIEPQFNTIWALTDFTEENGATQVVPGSQHWEEGREADPSEVCQAVMPAGSVLLYSGSVIHGGGQNRSDAPRVGMNLTYCLGWLRTEENQYLSCPPEVAKTLDPALQELLGYTMGSYALGYFSPPEPSPDIPDTAPPELALGRLPREAPTAKKIAETAGDTVGSFVATEGTSPSA encoded by the coding sequence ATGCCACAGCTTGTAAGCCTGCCTGCGGATGCCCCGCAGGACGAGATTGCCGACATCATCGCCCGCGACGGGGCGCTGATCCTCACCGGCGCCCTGGATGATGCGTTGCTGTCGCAGGTGCGGGCAGAGACACAGCCTTTGATGGACCGGTCCGCGAAGGGGCTTGATGATTTCACGGGCCGCAACACCACGCGCACCGGCGCGCTTGTTGCCCGCTCTCCGGCCTGCCGGGAGGTGGTGATGAATGACTCGGTGCTGACGGCGGCCAACCGTTTCCTTGCGCCCTATTGCGACCGTATCCAGCTGCATCTCACCCAGCTCATTCGCCTGCTGCCGGGGCAGGGCAAACAGTTGCTGCATCGCGACAAGCTGGCCTGGGGCGGCTACCTGCCGGATATCGAACCCCAGTTCAACACGATCTGGGCCCTGACGGATTTCACCGAGGAAAATGGGGCGACCCAGGTCGTGCCCGGCAGCCAGCATTGGGAAGAAGGCCGCGAGGCTGATCCGTCCGAGGTCTGCCAGGCCGTGATGCCGGCAGGCTCCGTTCTTCTTTATTCGGGCTCGGTCATTCACGGGGGCGGGCAGAACCGCTCCGATGCGCCGCGCGTGGGCATGAACCTGACCTATTGCCTGGGCTGGCTGCGGACGGAAGAAAACCAGTATCTGTCCTGCCCGCCGGAGGTCGCAAAGACACTGGATCCTGCATTGCAGGAGCTGCTGGGCTACACCATGGGGTCTTATGCGCTGGGCTATTTCAGCCCGCCGGAACCCAGTCCGGACATTCCCGATACCGCGCCGCCGGAACTGGCCCTGGGCCGTCTGCCACGCGAAGCCCCCACCGCCAAGAAGATCGCAGAGACGGCGGGCGATACGGTTGGCTCCTTCGTGGCAACCGAGGGCACTTCACCATCCGCCTGA
- a CDS encoding aspartate-semialdehyde dehydrogenase — translation MGLKVAVIGATGNVGHEMLNILDERQFPATEVVAIASRRSQGKDVSFGDKTLKCQALENYDFTGTDIAIMSAGGSVSKEWSPKIAAKGAVVIDNSSVWRTDPDVPLIVPEVNADALAGYTKKNIIANPNCSTAQLLVALKPLHDLAQIERVIVSTYQSVSGTGKDAMDELFNQTRAVYVNDPIERNIYPKQIAFNVIPHGGDFMEDGYTTEEWKMTVETKKILDPKIKLTATSVRVPVFVGHGEAVNIEFAKPITDDEARDALREAPGILVVDKREDGGYVTPVECVGDYATFVSRIRVDPTVENGLALWVVSDNLRKGAALNAVQIAELLNTKYLSKAA, via the coding sequence ATGGGTTTGAAAGTCGCCGTCATCGGCGCCACGGGCAATGTCGGGCACGAGATGCTCAACATTCTCGACGAACGTCAGTTTCCGGCCACCGAAGTTGTGGCCATTGCCTCGCGCCGCAGCCAGGGCAAGGACGTGTCCTTCGGCGACAAGACGCTGAAGTGCCAGGCGCTTGAGAATTACGATTTCACCGGCACCGACATTGCCATCATGTCGGCGGGCGGCAGCGTGTCGAAGGAATGGTCGCCGAAGATCGCCGCCAAGGGCGCGGTGGTGATCGACAATTCGTCGGTTTGGCGCACGGACCCGGATGTGCCGCTGATCGTGCCGGAAGTGAATGCCGACGCGCTGGCCGGCTACACCAAGAAGAACATCATCGCGAACCCCAACTGCTCCACGGCGCAGCTGCTGGTGGCACTCAAGCCCCTGCATGACCTTGCGCAGATCGAGCGCGTCATCGTGTCGACCTATCAGTCGGTGTCGGGCACGGGCAAGGACGCGATGGACGAGCTGTTCAACCAGACGCGTGCCGTCTATGTGAACGATCCCATTGAGCGGAACATCTATCCCAAGCAGATCGCATTTAACGTGATCCCGCATGGGGGCGACTTCATGGAAGACGGCTACACCACCGAAGAGTGGAAGATGACCGTCGAGACCAAGAAGATCCTCGACCCGAAGATCAAGCTGACGGCGACGTCGGTGCGTGTGCCGGTGTTTGTCGGCCATGGTGAGGCGGTGAATATCGAGTTCGCCAAGCCGATCACCGACGATGAGGCGCGCGACGCGCTGCGCGAGGCGCCGGGGATTCTGGTGGTCGATAAGCGCGAGGACGGCGGCTATGTGACGCCGGTCGAATGCGTGGGCGACTACGCCACCTTCGTCAGCCGCATCCGCGTTGACCCGACGGTGGAAAACGGGCTGGCCCTGTGGGTCGTGTCCGACAATCTGCGCAAGGGTGCTGCCCTCAACGCTGTGCAGATCGCCGAACTGCTCAACACCAAATATCTGTCGAAGGCTGCCTGA
- the trmD gene encoding tRNA (guanosine(37)-N1)-methyltransferase TrmD, whose translation MAETASPAWTATVLTLYPEMFPGPLGTSLAGRALEAGTWAMDVHNIREHAHDRHRTVDDTPAGGGPGMVMRADVLAEAIDAVADGPGPLVYLTPRGVPLSQGLVREMAAGPGVRFVCGRFEGLDERLFATRPGLEVSLGDFVLSGGEMAALTVMDACVRLLPGVMGADASGDEESFENGLLEYPHYTRPQEFNGMEIPAVLTSGHHEKVRAWRLAEAERITRERRPDLWAAYVARTAGARDVRPELDH comes from the coding sequence ATGGCTGAGACTGCCTCCCCGGCCTGGACCGCCACCGTCCTCACCCTCTACCCGGAGATGTTTCCGGGGCCGCTGGGCACGAGCCTTGCGGGCCGTGCGCTTGAGGCAGGCACCTGGGCGATGGATGTGCACAACATCCGCGAACATGCCCATGACAGGCACCGCACGGTGGACGACACGCCGGCGGGCGGCGGCCCGGGCATGGTGATGCGGGCCGATGTGCTGGCCGAGGCGATCGACGCTGTGGCCGACGGGCCGGGGCCGCTCGTCTATCTCACGCCGCGCGGCGTGCCGCTGAGCCAGGGCCTTGTCCGCGAAATGGCGGCGGGGCCGGGCGTCCGGTTCGTGTGCGGACGGTTCGAGGGGCTTGATGAGCGCCTGTTCGCCACGCGGCCGGGGCTTGAAGTATCGCTCGGAGATTTCGTGCTCTCCGGCGGCGAGATGGCGGCGCTGACCGTCATGGATGCCTGCGTGCGGCTGTTGCCGGGCGTGATGGGGGCGGACGCCTCGGGCGATGAAGAGAGTTTTGAGAACGGGCTTCTGGAATACCCGCATTACACGCGGCCCCAGGAGTTCAACGGCATGGAGATACCGGCGGTCCTGACCTCCGGCCACCATGAAAAGGTGCGGGCGTGGCGTCTGGCGGAAGCCGAGCGCATCACCCGCGAGCGGCGCCCGGATCTCTGGGCTGCCTATGTTGCAAGGACTGCCGGCGCGCGCGACGTGCGTCCGGAACTGGATCATTAG
- the leuC gene encoding 3-isopropylmalate dehydratase large subunit: MSGPRTMYDKIWDDHVVETREDGTSLLYIDRHLVHEVTSPQAFEGLRMAGRQVRRPEKTLAVADHNVPTSDRAGGIADEESRIQVETLEANTKEFGVEYLPMMDIRQGIVHIVGPEQGFTLPGTTIVCGDSHTSTHGAFGALAHGIGTSEVEHVLATQTLIQKKAKNFRVNVEGTLPEGLTAKDIVLAIIGEIGTAGGTGYVIEYAGEAIRALSMEGRMTVCNMTIEGGARAGLIAPDDVTYDYLKGRPRAPKGGAWEAAEAYWRTLPSDEGAKFDREITIDVNNMTPIVTWGTSPQDVVAVTGMTPDPAKIDDPDKARAVQRALDYMGLDANTKMTDVAVDTVFIGSCTNGRIEDLRAVADVAKGRKVKEGIRTLVVPGSGLVKEQAEAEGIDKVLIEAGFDWREPGCSMCLAMNADKLAPGERCASTSNRNFEGRQGRGGRTHLVSPAMAAAAAIAGHFVDVRDLD, encoded by the coding sequence ATGTCCGGCCCCCGCACAATGTATGACAAAATCTGGGACGACCATGTTGTCGAGACCCGTGAAGACGGGACCAGCCTGCTCTACATTGACCGGCATCTCGTGCACGAAGTGACGAGCCCGCAGGCCTTTGAAGGTCTGCGCATGGCCGGCCGCCAGGTGCGCCGTCCGGAAAAGACGCTGGCCGTGGCCGATCACAACGTGCCCACGTCCGACCGCGCCGGCGGTATCGCTGACGAGGAAAGCCGCATTCAGGTCGAGACGCTCGAAGCCAACACCAAGGAGTTTGGCGTCGAGTATCTGCCGATGATGGATATCCGTCAGGGCATCGTGCACATCGTCGGGCCGGAGCAGGGTTTCACCCTGCCGGGCACCACCATCGTCTGCGGTGACAGCCACACCTCCACCCATGGCGCGTTCGGCGCCCTGGCGCACGGCATCGGCACGTCCGAAGTTGAGCATGTGCTGGCGACGCAGACGCTGATCCAGAAGAAGGCGAAGAACTTCCGCGTCAATGTGGAAGGCACGCTGCCGGAAGGGCTCACCGCCAAGGACATCGTGCTGGCGATCATCGGCGAGATCGGTACGGCCGGCGGTACGGGCTATGTCATCGAATATGCCGGTGAAGCCATTCGCGCGCTCTCCATGGAAGGCCGTATGACCGTCTGTAACATGACGATCGAAGGCGGTGCCCGCGCTGGGCTGATCGCGCCGGACGATGTGACCTACGATTATCTCAAGGGCCGCCCGCGCGCGCCCAAGGGTGGGGCGTGGGAAGCAGCGGAAGCCTATTGGCGCACGCTGCCGTCCGATGAGGGCGCCAAGTTCGATCGCGAGATCACCATCGACGTCAACAACATGACGCCGATCGTCACCTGGGGCACCAGCCCGCAGGATGTTGTGGCCGTCACCGGCATGACGCCGGACCCGGCCAAGATCGACGATCCGGACAAGGCCCGCGCCGTGCAGCGCGCGCTCGACTATATGGGTCTTGATGCCAACACCAAGATGACCGACGTCGCCGTCGACACGGTCTTCATCGGCTCCTGCACCAATGGCCGCATCGAGGATCTGCGCGCCGTCGCCGACGTGGCCAAGGGCCGCAAGGTGAAGGAAGGCATCCGCACGCTCGTCGTGCCGGGCTCAGGCCTCGTCAAGGAGCAGGCGGAGGCCGAAGGCATCGACAAGGTGCTGATCGAAGCGGGCTTTGACTGGCGTGAGCCGGGCTGTTCCATGTGCCTTGCCATGAACGCCGACAAGCTGGCCCCGGGTGAGCGCTGCGCCTCCACCTCCAACCGCAACTTCGAAGGCCGCCAGGGCCGCGGCGGCCGCACACACCTCGTGTCCCCCGCCATGGCCGCCGCCGCGGCCATCGCCGGGCATTTCGTTGACGTGCGCGACCTCGACTAA
- a CDS encoding TetR/AcrR family transcriptional regulator, with product MERRSQLAAAAVRAIDDRGLEAVRLVDVAKAANLTTGAVVHYLSSKDDVLMAAFEQVGLRNVERMVETRGQGIVDRAMAYLPRDEETAREWRVFLQFWGRGVSDPAFRARHREGYEAISAALAAELATEEVRQPEVVADATIAIVDGIAVRVAMEPDAWPQERMRRTLAAALVPLFTAHGQDGRN from the coding sequence ATGGAGCGCCGCTCCCAGCTTGCCGCCGCCGCCGTCCGGGCCATTGATGACCGGGGGCTTGAGGCGGTGCGGCTGGTGGATGTGGCGAAGGCCGCAAATCTCACCACCGGGGCGGTAGTCCATTATCTCAGCAGCAAGGACGATGTGCTGATGGCCGCCTTCGAGCAGGTGGGCCTGCGCAATGTCGAGCGCATGGTCGAGACGCGCGGGCAGGGCATTGTGGACCGGGCGATGGCCTATCTGCCCCGGGACGAGGAGACCGCGCGCGAGTGGCGGGTCTTTCTTCAGTTCTGGGGCCGCGGTGTCAGCGACCCTGCGTTCCGCGCCAGGCACCGCGAAGGGTATGAGGCGATTTCCGCAGCGCTAGCCGCCGAACTGGCCACCGAAGAGGTGCGCCAGCCGGAGGTGGTAGCGGATGCGACCATTGCCATTGTCGACGGGATTGCGGTGCGCGTGGCGATGGAGCCGGATGCCTGGCCGCAGGAGCGCATGCGCCGAACACTTGCCGCGGCGCTGGTGCCGCTGTTCACGGCCCATGGTCAAGACGGGAGGAATTGA
- the rpsP gene encoding 30S ribosomal protein S16 codes for MALKIRLARGGAKKRPFYRIVVADVRSPRDGRFVEKIGTLNPLLAKDNENRVVLDLERAKYWLGQGAKPTDRVSRLLDAEGLVKREARNNPKKALPGKKAQERIEAKRIAEEEAAEAAKAAEEAPAEEAPAEEAPAEEEAAS; via the coding sequence ATGGCACTGAAGATCAGGCTTGCCCGTGGCGGCGCCAAGAAGCGTCCGTTCTACCGCATCGTGGTGGCGGATGTGCGTTCCCCGCGCGACGGCCGTTTTGTCGAGAAGATCGGTACGCTGAACCCGCTCTTGGCCAAGGACAACGAAAACCGCGTCGTGCTCGACCTTGAGCGCGCCAAGTACTGGCTCGGCCAGGGCGCCAAGCCGACCGACCGCGTGTCCCGTCTGCTGGACGCCGAGGGCCTTGTGAAGCGCGAAGCACGCAACAACCCGAAGAAGGCCCTGCCGGGCAAGAAGGCGCAGGAGCGCATCGAAGCCAAGCGCATCGCCGAGGAAGAAGCTGCTGAAGCCGCCAAGGCTGCTGAAGAAGCTCCGGCCGAGGAAGCTCCCGCCGAAGAAGCCCCGGCTGAAGAGGAAGCCGCTTCCTAA
- the rimM gene encoding ribosome maturation factor RimM (Essential for efficient processing of 16S rRNA), whose protein sequence is MADGSTDILLGAIAGAHGVRGEVRVRTFTEDPRAIGDYGPVHTEDGRVFVLRVTKPVKGGMAAKLDGVTDRDQAEALKGTRLYVSRDALGEPGVDEDGEEAFFHADLVDCVVVKADGEEIGRVIAVHDFGAGDLLDVQRADETGKGKALLVPFTRAVCPEVDIAARRIVCVPPAGLLEDAEPGEGEANG, encoded by the coding sequence ATGGCTGACGGGTCCACGGACATACTTCTTGGCGCGATCGCCGGTGCCCACGGGGTGCGCGGCGAGGTGCGGGTCAGGACGTTCACGGAGGATCCGCGGGCCATCGGCGATTACGGGCCGGTGCACACGGAAGACGGGCGGGTTTTTGTCCTGCGCGTCACCAAGCCGGTCAAAGGCGGCATGGCCGCGAAGCTTGATGGGGTCACGGACCGCGATCAGGCAGAGGCACTGAAGGGCACGCGGCTCTATGTGTCTCGCGACGCGCTCGGCGAGCCGGGCGTGGATGAGGATGGTGAAGAGGCTTTCTTCCATGCAGACCTCGTGGACTGCGTGGTGGTGAAAGCCGATGGCGAGGAGATCGGACGGGTGATTGCCGTTCATGATTTCGGCGCGGGCGATTTGCTGGACGTCCAGCGCGCTGACGAGACCGGCAAGGGCAAGGCCCTGCTGGTGCCGTTCACGCGCGCGGTGTGTCCGGAGGTAGATATCGCCGCGCGCCGGATCGTGTGTGTGCCGCCTGCCGGTCTTCTCGAGGACGCGGAACCCGGGGAGGGCGAGGCCAATGGCTGA
- a CDS encoding TerB family tellurite resistance protein, with the protein MSHTDPKTVTHAICGAYLLVAFSDGEFASIEEGRLMAELAADDAFRAFDLSALNAEMDELIQAFTADYEATALDVLISIASVKEGEMAVRAVKHAARVAIIADQAISPQEEHALERVALALGLDKAAL; encoded by the coding sequence ATGAGCCACACTGACCCCAAGACAGTCACCCACGCCATCTGCGGGGCTTATCTGCTGGTTGCCTTTTCCGATGGCGAGTTCGCGTCCATTGAGGAAGGCCGGCTTATGGCGGAGCTTGCCGCGGATGACGCCTTCCGCGCGTTCGATCTCTCGGCGCTCAATGCAGAGATGGACGAATTGATCCAGGCCTTCACCGCGGACTATGAGGCAACGGCGCTCGACGTGCTGATCTCCATTGCCTCGGTGAAGGAGGGCGAGATGGCGGTGCGCGCCGTCAAGCACGCCGCCCGCGTCGCCATTATCGCCGATCAGGCGATCTCCCCGCAGGAAGAGCACGCGCTGGAGCGTGTTGCCCTGGCGCTGGGGCTGGACAAGGCCGCGCTTTAG
- the rplS gene encoding 50S ribosomal protein L19 → MNIIEEIEKEQQAKLTEGKEIPDFRPGDTVRVNVKVVEGSRERIQAYEGVCIARSGEGLQENFTVRKISYNEGVERVFPIYSPLIDSIQLVRTGKVRRAKLYYLRGRRGKSARIAERVDHKAGAKGKKKA, encoded by the coding sequence ATGAACATCATCGAAGAGATTGAAAAAGAGCAGCAGGCCAAGCTGACCGAAGGCAAGGAAATCCCTGATTTCCGCCCGGGCGACACGGTCCGCGTCAACGTGAAGGTGGTGGAAGGCTCGCGCGAGCGTATCCAGGCCTATGAAGGCGTGTGCATCGCGCGGTCCGGCGAGGGCCTGCAGGAAAACTTCACGGTACGGAAGATTTCCTACAATGAGGGCGTGGAGCGCGTGTTCCCGATCTACTCCCCGCTGATCGACAGCATTCAGCTGGTCCGCACCGGTAAGGTGCGCCGCGCCAAGCTCTATTACCTGCGCGGCCGCCGCGGCAAGTCCGCCCGTATCGCCGAGCGCGTGGACCACAAGGCCGGTGCCAAGGGCAAGAAGAAGGCGTAA
- the leuB gene encoding 3-isopropylmalate dehydrogenase, which produces MTTHKLLLLPGDGIGPEVMGEVRRAIDWMNAQGLTSFEVEEGLVGGAAYDAHGQSISEDDMARAMAADAVLFGAVGGPKWDDVPYDVRPEAGLLRLRKDMELFANLRPAICFGALAEASSLKKELVDGLDILIVRELTGGVYFGEPKEITDLPNGQKRAVDTQVYETYEIERIAAVAFDLARTRDNRVCSMEKRNVMKSGVLWNEVVTEVHKRDYQDVELSHMLADAGGMQLVRAPKQFDVIVTDNLFGDMLSDVAAMLTGSLGMLPSASLGAPDGNGKRRSLYEPVHGSAPDIAGQGIANPIAMLSSLAMCLRYSFTMGDVADRLERAITTVLDQGLRTGDIMQDGMTKVSTEQMGDAVVKAMGEG; this is translated from the coding sequence ATGACCACGCACAAGCTTCTTCTCCTGCCGGGCGACGGCATCGGCCCCGAGGTGATGGGGGAGGTGCGCCGCGCCATCGACTGGATGAACGCGCAGGGGCTGACCTCGTTCGAGGTTGAGGAAGGGCTTGTGGGCGGTGCGGCCTATGACGCCCATGGCCAGTCGATCTCCGAGGATGACATGGCCCGCGCCATGGCGGCGGATGCGGTGCTGTTCGGTGCTGTCGGCGGTCCCAAATGGGATGACGTGCCCTATGATGTGCGGCCCGAGGCCGGCCTCTTGCGCCTGCGCAAGGACATGGAGCTGTTCGCCAATCTCCGTCCCGCCATCTGCTTCGGTGCGCTGGCGGAAGCCTCGTCGCTGAAGAAGGAGCTGGTCGACGGGCTTGATATCCTGATCGTCCGTGAGCTGACGGGCGGTGTCTATTTCGGTGAGCCGAAAGAGATCACCGACCTTCCGAACGGCCAGAAGCGCGCGGTGGATACGCAGGTTTATGAAACCTACGAGATCGAGCGCATCGCAGCGGTGGCCTTCGACCTCGCCCGCACGCGTGACAACCGCGTCTGCTCGATGGAAAAGCGCAATGTGATGAAGTCCGGCGTTCTGTGGAACGAGGTCGTGACCGAGGTGCACAAGCGCGATTACCAGGACGTGGAGCTTTCCCACATGCTGGCGGATGCAGGCGGCATGCAGCTGGTGCGCGCGCCCAAGCAGTTTGACGTGATCGTCACTGACAATCTGTTCGGCGACATGCTGTCGGACGTGGCTGCCATGCTGACCGGCTCGCTGGGCATGCTGCCGTCGGCGTCGCTGGGCGCGCCGGACGGCAATGGCAAGCGCCGTTCGCTCTATGAGCCGGTGCACGGCTCTGCGCCCGACATTGCGGGCCAGGGCATCGCCAACCCGATTGCCATGCTGTCGAGCCTCGCCATGTGCCTGCGCTACTCGTTCACCATGGGTGACGTGGCAGACCGGCTCGAGCGCGCCATCACCACGGTGCTGGACCAGGGCCTGCGCACCGGCGACATCATGCAGGACGGTATGACCAAGGTCTCGACCGAGCAGATGGGTGACGCCGTCGTGAAGGCGATGGGCGAAGGCTGA